From the Oleiphilus messinensis genome, one window contains:
- a CDS encoding thymidine phosphorylase family protein, whose protein sequence is MLENYLHLIRPGIDTHQELVVYMRQDCHVCRSEGFTAHSRVRIQVGERSAVATLNIVKGDFLPHNQAALSEAAWRKLKPEEGEKAYFKHAPAVDSMSAVRGKLYGKPLTTAAAKSVIEDINAGHYSDIQLAAFVAACSGNRLTLDETVAITGAMIDAGQRFKWNSERVLDKHCVGGLPGNRTTPIVTAIIAANGLVMPKTSSRAITSPAGTADTMEVLTDVQLSYDRMAEVVKQTGGCLAWGGSVSLSPADDVIIRVERALDLDSEGQLVASVISKKVAAGSTHVLIDIPTGPTAKVRSPEFAARLSELLIGTGAAFGLKVKTIISDGSQPVGMGIGPALEARDVLKVLQCQTDSPQDLRSRSLAIAAALLEMSAGNGQRTGTGQSAGNEWLTLATDTLDSGRAYQKFQEICLAQGRFSEPELAAHRRTVKATRGGIVSSVNNRILARLASLAGAPNAKAAGLDLHVRLGDCVTLGDPLLTVYAEAPGELEYALDFLMSHPDGVHIGEEAV, encoded by the coding sequence ATGTTAGAGAATTACCTGCATTTGATTCGCCCGGGAATTGACACCCATCAAGAGCTGGTGGTGTACATGAGGCAGGATTGCCATGTTTGTCGCTCCGAAGGGTTTACGGCGCATTCAAGAGTCAGGATTCAAGTGGGTGAACGTTCGGCAGTGGCAACCCTGAATATTGTGAAGGGGGATTTTCTACCCCACAACCAGGCTGCACTCAGTGAAGCCGCATGGCGAAAGCTGAAGCCCGAAGAAGGTGAAAAAGCATACTTCAAACATGCACCTGCGGTGGATTCCATGAGCGCGGTGCGAGGTAAACTCTACGGTAAGCCGTTGACAACAGCTGCCGCAAAAAGTGTTATTGAAGATATCAATGCTGGACACTATTCGGATATTCAACTGGCTGCTTTTGTCGCTGCCTGTTCCGGTAATCGCCTGACTTTGGACGAGACTGTCGCGATCACAGGGGCGATGATTGATGCCGGTCAGCGCTTCAAATGGAACTCGGAACGGGTTTTGGATAAACATTGTGTGGGGGGCCTTCCGGGAAACAGAACCACGCCTATTGTGACCGCCATTATTGCCGCGAACGGGCTGGTGATGCCTAAAACTTCCTCAAGAGCGATAACCTCTCCAGCGGGCACTGCGGATACCATGGAAGTGTTAACCGATGTTCAGCTGAGTTATGACCGTATGGCCGAGGTCGTCAAGCAAACTGGTGGCTGTCTGGCATGGGGCGGATCTGTGTCGTTAAGTCCGGCTGATGATGTCATTATTCGCGTTGAGCGTGCGCTGGATCTCGACAGTGAGGGGCAATTGGTGGCCTCCGTAATCTCCAAAAAAGTGGCGGCGGGGTCTACCCACGTATTGATCGATATCCCGACCGGACCAACCGCGAAGGTGAGGAGCCCTGAGTTTGCGGCCCGCTTGTCAGAATTGTTGATTGGCACCGGAGCAGCGTTTGGGTTGAAGGTTAAAACAATCATTTCAGATGGTTCGCAACCTGTTGGCATGGGGATTGGTCCGGCTTTGGAAGCGCGCGATGTGCTCAAGGTTTTGCAGTGTCAGACCGATTCACCACAGGATTTGCGCTCACGTTCCCTCGCGATTGCTGCTGCGTTGCTGGAAATGAGCGCCGGGAATGGACAGCGTACCGGGACTGGACAGAGCGCCGGGAATGAGTGGCTGACGTTAGCCACAGACACGCTGGACAGTGGTCGGGCGTATCAAAAGTTTCAGGAGATATGCCTGGCACAAGGTCGCTTCTCGGAACCGGAGCTGGCGGCCCATCGTCGTACTGTGAAAGCGACCCGCGGGGGGATTGTCAGTAGCGTCAATAATCGCATTTTAGCCCGTCTGGCATCATTGGCCGGGGCACCCAATGCGAAAGCGGCAGGCTTGGACCTGCACGTTCGTTTGGGGGATTGTGTTACGCTGGGAGACCCCCTGTTGACCGTCTACGCCGAAGCGCCCGGTGAACTGGAGTATGCTCTGGACTTTTTAATGAGTCACCCTGATGGAGTGCATATTGGTGAAGAGGCAGTATGA
- a CDS encoding glycosyltransferase family 4 protein: MPKRIAFLMYTTGFGGLERKALTRASHLKDQGSEIIIYFKAFEGDETFQESCAHLGLHSHRIAFDGFIENWQNRLALKVITCFCLLPVLRFNPDIVYVPFNWTSHGMSFLWFANLFRIPSIVSIHGMYPEEPTPTPWYQNHTKDIFKNTRHIFAVSPSALMNFRTIHAERLNQHQIEYHTIPNWIELDKFCFSPAKNQELKTQWNISENAVVFGIVCRLVTIKRVELCIHLFNEYLKINPDMSAKLLIIGSGPEQPKLMDLCNRLKIATDVMFTGYQSNVNEWYSVLDVNILTSRCEGFPNAILEGMAAGCLTAVCNSPGLADLVDDDVTGIVFDVEKLTDAANHITAILTNPQRLFSLRKKGLRFSRNYEITHIKEKYLSLFNDGEAD; the protein is encoded by the coding sequence ATGCCAAAAAGGATTGCTTTCTTGATGTATACAACCGGTTTCGGTGGACTGGAACGTAAAGCACTGACAAGAGCTAGCCATTTAAAAGATCAAGGCTCGGAAATCATCATCTACTTCAAAGCGTTTGAGGGCGATGAGACCTTTCAGGAATCTTGTGCACATTTGGGATTGCACTCTCACCGCATAGCGTTTGATGGTTTTATTGAGAATTGGCAAAACCGTCTTGCCTTGAAAGTCATCACCTGTTTTTGTTTGTTACCCGTCTTGCGCTTCAATCCGGATATTGTCTACGTGCCATTCAACTGGACCTCCCATGGTATGTCCTTCTTGTGGTTTGCCAATTTATTCCGTATACCCAGTATTGTCAGCATTCACGGAATGTATCCGGAAGAACCCACGCCAACGCCCTGGTACCAGAATCACACAAAAGATATCTTTAAAAACACACGCCACATTTTTGCAGTGAGCCCATCCGCGTTAATGAACTTTCGCACGATTCACGCGGAGAGACTCAACCAACATCAGATCGAATATCATACGATTCCAAACTGGATTGAACTTGATAAATTTTGTTTTTCCCCCGCCAAAAATCAGGAACTGAAAACGCAATGGAATATTTCTGAGAATGCTGTTGTGTTTGGTATTGTTTGCAGATTAGTGACCATCAAACGGGTTGAATTGTGTATTCACTTATTTAACGAATACCTGAAAATCAATCCTGATATGAGCGCAAAACTACTCATCATTGGCTCGGGCCCCGAACAACCAAAATTGATGGATTTATGTAATAGATTAAAAATCGCAACCGACGTGATGTTCACGGGCTATCAGAGCAATGTAAATGAATGGTATTCTGTTCTCGATGTCAATATCCTGACGAGTCGCTGTGAAGGTTTCCCGAATGCGATTCTAGAAGGTATGGCAGCGGGGTGCCTGACGGCTGTGTGCAACAGTCCAGGACTGGCAGACCTGGTAGACGATGATGTAACTGGCATCGTTTTCGATGTGGAAAAACTAACCGATGCAGCTAACCACATCACAGCAATTTTGACCAATCCACAGCGATTGTTTTCTCTCCGCAAGAAGGGATTACGATTCTCTCGAAACTACGAAATCACACACATAAAAGAAAAATATCTCTCACTCTTCAACGACGGGGAAGCAGACTAA
- a CDS encoding AraC family transcriptional regulator, producing the protein MSELKDAGIMLQMIYKAIVKVGIDVASLFDELGITEDYLYSAQLRTPHEAQLLFWGAIEKISGDSNIGLRLGEQLPVFRGQVLEYLFLSSPTFGEGLKRALNYQRLISDASEAYIEEGEEECTMVINTASDAVRQLRHFNECFAQGLIKFFKFVTEGDFAPSAIDFVHAEPENAEEVARVLGCKVRFGAEINRLYFPKAIMTRRSPHAEPELMVLHEQLASEQVARLAKMDIVEQVTKIIAELLESGDVTLETVAERLDIKPRTLRTRLADANTNFNQVLAEYRYRLAKRLLGGTNESIDEIVYLTGFSEPSTFYRAFKRWADMTPVEYRKSRQERQTEV; encoded by the coding sequence ATGAGCGAACTAAAAGACGCCGGAATCATGTTGCAGATGATTTATAAGGCGATTGTTAAAGTCGGAATTGATGTGGCGTCGCTTTTTGACGAATTGGGGATCACAGAAGACTACCTCTATAGTGCGCAACTCAGAACACCGCACGAAGCACAGCTGTTATTTTGGGGGGCCATCGAGAAAATCAGTGGCGATAGTAATATTGGTTTACGTCTGGGCGAACAACTGCCGGTTTTTCGTGGCCAGGTTCTGGAATACCTTTTTCTGAGTAGCCCCACCTTTGGCGAAGGCTTGAAGCGAGCGTTAAATTATCAGCGGTTAATTAGTGATGCGTCGGAGGCCTATATCGAAGAGGGTGAAGAAGAGTGCACCATGGTCATCAATACCGCTTCAGATGCTGTGCGCCAACTTCGCCATTTCAATGAATGCTTTGCCCAGGGGTTGATAAAGTTTTTCAAATTCGTCACCGAAGGGGACTTCGCCCCCAGTGCAATCGACTTTGTCCATGCCGAGCCGGAGAATGCCGAAGAAGTTGCCCGGGTTCTAGGCTGTAAAGTGCGGTTCGGAGCCGAAATCAACCGGTTGTATTTTCCGAAAGCCATTATGACCCGACGCTCGCCCCATGCTGAACCCGAGTTAATGGTGTTGCATGAACAATTAGCCAGTGAACAGGTTGCACGCTTGGCGAAAATGGATATTGTCGAGCAGGTGACAAAAATTATTGCGGAATTACTGGAAAGCGGTGATGTGACATTGGAGACGGTCGCGGAGCGGTTGGACATCAAGCCACGGACCCTGCGCACGCGCTTGGCGGATGCTAATACAAACTTCAATCAGGTGCTGGCGGAATATCGTTATCGATTGGCTAAACGGTTATTGGGCGGTACTAACGAATCGATTGATGAAATAGTCTATCTGACGGGGTTTTCCGAGCCGAGTACGTTTTATCGGGCATTCAAACGCTGGGCCGATATGACGCCGGTTGAATATCGTAAAAGTCGACAGGAACGGCAAACTGAAGTTTAG
- a CDS encoding 4Fe-4S single cluster domain-containing protein encodes MIKKRAIKEIVDLHSSSRENKPLGTVLRLSRWAYPVTALGPGRRLAMWVSGCSIGCPGCITPELQPETSGKPISTERLLARLDRLPDDLTGLTLTGGEPFQQASVLAEWLGQVKQRKPHWNILCFSGYTFTAIQQLGSGARDLLELIDLLVAGPYRVSQLPGEKSAAILPSIGLPHPLLASANQTLHCLTQEGRAMEIACRRMPVNQANLGLSGDGQGMLIGIVTPSARTEIHTRLGGPVEES; translated from the coding sequence ATGATTAAGAAAAGAGCAATCAAGGAGATTGTTGATTTGCATTCGTCATCCCGAGAAAACAAACCGCTTGGCACAGTTTTGCGCCTGAGTCGCTGGGCTTATCCGGTCACGGCTCTGGGACCGGGGCGACGTTTGGCGATGTGGGTTTCAGGTTGCAGTATCGGCTGTCCCGGCTGTATTACGCCTGAACTGCAACCGGAAACCAGTGGTAAGCCGATCAGCACTGAGCGCCTGTTAGCGCGACTGGATCGATTACCGGATGACTTGACGGGATTGACGTTAACCGGAGGGGAGCCCTTTCAACAGGCTTCTGTTCTGGCCGAGTGGCTTGGGCAGGTCAAACAGCGCAAGCCGCATTGGAATATACTCTGTTTTTCCGGCTATACCTTCACGGCAATTCAGCAGCTGGGATCAGGGGCAAGAGATTTGCTCGAATTGATTGACCTTTTGGTTGCTGGTCCCTATCGGGTAAGTCAGCTACCCGGGGAGAAAAGTGCAGCTATTTTGCCATCAATTGGTTTGCCGCATCCTCTTCTGGCATCCGCGAATCAAACATTACATTGTTTGACGCAAGAAGGGCGCGCCATGGAAATCGCTTGCCGCAGGATGCCGGTGAATCAAGCTAATCTGGGGCTGAGTGGTGATGGTCAAGGAATGTTGATCGGCATTGTTACACCATCTGCACGTACAGAAATTCATACCCGGCTTGGCGGGCCTGTCGAGGAGAGTTAA
- a CDS encoding MBL fold metallo-hydrolase, whose amino-acid sequence MLKLTFLGATDTVTGSKYLVETEHSTILVDCGMFQGVKNLRERNWRPLPLAVHKLDAIVVTVFINLIKPTQGLNEPIPTAQGARKAR is encoded by the coding sequence ATGCTCAAGCTCACTTTTCTGGGCGCAACAGATACCGTGACCGGCTCTAAGTATCTGGTAGAGACAGAACATTCCACCATACTGGTTGACTGTGGAATGTTCCAAGGCGTTAAAAACCTGAGAGAGCGGAACTGGAGGCCTCTGCCTCTTGCTGTTCATAAACTGGATGCGATTGTCGTTACCGTTTTCATAAACCTGATTAAACCTACTCAAGGTTTAAACGAGCCTATCCCTACAGCGCAGGGTGCGCGGAAAGCAAGGTAG
- a CDS encoding protein kinase domain-containing protein has product MTCERVTGITRRYIWRDSSLPVTQRYTIAAPEMPAVAPLSVTQHYVWQAPENERSRVGQFNQGVLLADRYRILSGPLGESSGEGEVYCCQDEERAQKVAVKLYHGQNAPKQSVIEQLQGLVHPYIVRLQDYGQWQGQFYEVMDYCTGGVLSDVMPLTEDELEALIPGVVQALRFCHEQGIIHRDLKPNNLFFNNLDDGILLGDFGISSYLEKSAAQVTQTFHHLTLDYAAPELLDGHVVSDKTDYYALGLTLVHILLGASPFSGQSNNEILVAHLRGRIPLPKTLSSRWRSLIRGLTHLQPEARWGYRQVMAWLQEEPIPLAASLHPAPTSRSTPSGMPSRSKVDTSNTDHHSHAYPDTTSARYPGFPEASTPAQLARNLDRFEAMEQLIKGDIRRWLFDFISPVMAGAVDDLAACVSPDELSGTSGLEAQILMRLRYILDPDTSLIVEGETIDNLTQLANLAKHADRSKISSLDATLWRGEIEAWIAAKERAGNRTNELLSRISAIRQRLSQTGHPRVALFALRYTLDPQQPLHLFSRYSITHPHDLGALFSRPSSALHGVVKKLIFGRYFEEWIRAAEFPGWENDIRFIEDARLRYLDSKDVGVYSVIWHYSPDVPLPFQGHAITKPRDLARLIDKDDVSQKKGMALMKLGWLRAWLIHSSKVNNTAALDFVLLDTTTSDEAKLENMLQLLDPFIAKPQLCVQPKVLHFGSVDPGAPRKREVVLSNEGRGHLYGHVFLKAPTTAMVVHQARFEGLQSRIEITVNSIGLEPGRYRNQLVIESNGGTLQIDVAFYVKAESGDESWWGRITS; this is encoded by the coding sequence ATGACCTGTGAGCGCGTGACCGGAATCACCCGTCGTTATATCTGGCGCGATTCGAGTCTTCCAGTTACGCAACGGTACACAATCGCTGCTCCGGAAATGCCAGCTGTGGCTCCGTTATCTGTTACCCAACACTATGTCTGGCAAGCGCCGGAAAACGAACGCAGTCGCGTCGGCCAGTTTAACCAAGGCGTATTGCTGGCAGATCGCTATCGCATTCTGAGCGGCCCTTTAGGTGAGAGTTCAGGGGAGGGGGAAGTATACTGTTGTCAGGATGAGGAACGGGCTCAAAAGGTGGCGGTAAAGCTGTATCATGGCCAGAATGCCCCCAAGCAAAGTGTAATTGAGCAACTACAAGGTTTAGTTCACCCCTATATTGTCAGGCTTCAGGACTACGGACAGTGGCAAGGTCAATTTTATGAGGTTATGGATTATTGTACGGGCGGTGTGCTGTCAGATGTTATGCCGCTCACCGAGGATGAGCTCGAAGCATTGATTCCCGGCGTGGTTCAGGCTTTGCGGTTTTGTCATGAGCAAGGCATTATCCACCGCGATCTAAAACCGAATAATCTGTTTTTTAATAACCTGGATGACGGAATACTACTTGGTGACTTCGGCATTAGTTCCTACCTTGAAAAAAGTGCCGCTCAGGTAACACAGACATTTCATCATCTCACGCTGGACTATGCTGCCCCTGAGTTACTGGATGGGCATGTGGTCAGTGATAAAACGGATTACTATGCGTTGGGCTTAACCCTCGTGCATATTTTATTAGGCGCGTCCCCTTTTTCGGGGCAGTCAAACAATGAAATTCTGGTGGCCCATCTGCGCGGCAGAATTCCCTTGCCCAAAACCCTGAGTTCCCGTTGGCGGTCACTGATTCGAGGTCTGACCCACCTGCAACCCGAGGCGCGCTGGGGTTACCGTCAAGTGATGGCCTGGTTGCAAGAGGAGCCCATCCCGCTTGCAGCGTCGCTTCATCCGGCCCCGACGAGCAGATCGACCCCGTCTGGCATGCCTTCCAGATCGAAGGTTGATACATCGAATACTGACCACCATAGTCACGCCTATCCGGACACGACATCTGCTCGCTATCCCGGTTTTCCCGAGGCGAGCACGCCTGCTCAGCTGGCGAGGAACCTTGATCGATTCGAAGCCATGGAACAGCTGATTAAAGGCGACATCAGACGTTGGTTATTTGATTTCATTAGCCCGGTTATGGCCGGTGCGGTGGATGATTTGGCCGCATGTGTCAGTCCGGATGAATTGTCCGGTACATCCGGGTTGGAAGCACAAATTCTTATGCGCTTGCGTTATATACTTGACCCGGACACGTCGCTAATTGTTGAAGGCGAAACGATTGATAATCTAACGCAACTGGCTAATCTTGCAAAACATGCGGACCGCAGCAAAATCAGTAGTCTTGATGCCACGTTATGGCGTGGTGAGATCGAAGCCTGGATTGCGGCAAAAGAGCGCGCCGGTAATCGCACAAATGAACTGTTGTCCCGAATTTCTGCTATTCGACAACGATTAAGCCAGACCGGGCATCCTCGTGTCGCGTTATTTGCATTGCGTTATACACTGGACCCTCAACAACCTTTACATTTGTTTTCTCGGTATTCAATAACACACCCTCATGATTTGGGTGCTTTGTTTTCCCGGCCCAGCAGTGCCTTGCACGGTGTGGTCAAAAAACTCATTTTTGGGCGCTACTTTGAAGAATGGATCCGTGCTGCAGAATTTCCGGGTTGGGAGAATGATATACGATTTATTGAGGATGCGCGGCTCAGGTATCTGGACAGTAAAGATGTGGGGGTTTATTCCGTAATCTGGCACTACTCACCCGACGTTCCTTTGCCTTTTCAGGGGCACGCAATTACCAAGCCCCGAGATCTGGCGAGACTGATCGACAAGGACGACGTGAGCCAGAAAAAAGGGATGGCACTGATGAAACTTGGCTGGTTAAGGGCCTGGCTGATTCATAGTTCCAAAGTGAATAATACCGCAGCGCTTGATTTTGTCCTGCTGGATACCACCACAAGTGATGAAGCAAAGCTGGAAAACATGCTACAACTGCTTGATCCTTTTATCGCCAAGCCGCAGCTCTGCGTGCAACCAAAGGTCCTGCACTTCGGAAGTGTTGATCCAGGCGCACCTCGAAAACGGGAAGTTGTCTTGTCGAATGAGGGGCGAGGTCATCTTTATGGACATGTCTTCCTCAAGGCACCCACCACCGCAATGGTTGTGCATCAAGCACGTTTTGAAGGCTTGCAAAGCCGGATTGAAATCACAGTAAACAGTATCGGCCTGGAACCCGGACGCTATCGTAATCAGCTGGTCATTGAGAGTAACGGTGGAACGCTGCAAATTGATGTCGCCTTCTATGTGAAAGCAGAGAGTGGTGACGAGAGTTGGTGGGGGCGTATCACCAGTTGA
- a CDS encoding AAA family ATPase, whose translation MIDVNDTTPRWIRELDRFVRLKSMVFLHGRVLDLVSYPVKTADGQRTYWTESNLGQFLQRYLMGLNYEIVSVFDPVDGLSFAQDDMASRFKSLVKEGQTSGSRPALTRPAGPSDNRNDLDASIRDIAQAALNRETPCAFIFDFASRLAVSPDRLGRSEVNVFTRLLKASLQATEVIREGERWNNLIILICDQPNDLPAFLYLNNPRSRSIVIDAPDSVDRKRFFLANYTHFYRPVDESNTPLASPSKDLVGLFTALTEGFSYYEMLSLIGLSLRERIPAQKIRTLCDRFKYGIVESDWDKLDKARLDQAGSIIRTRIKGQDAAVERLLEIIKRAKLGLSAGATRKSQRPRGVLFFAGPTGVGKTEMAKGLAELLFGQEERLIRFDMSEYASSHADQKLLGAPPGYIGYEAGGKLTNALKEQPFSVILFDEIEKADSSIFDKFLQILDDGRLTDGRGETVYFSESIIIFTSNLGTVSTRGGEPGGARQSLISPQMSHAEMSDIILDAIRDHFNLVLGRPEILNRFGENFVIFDYIRPPVDELIVDRLLELLQRSLAEQYQLELKIEDACRETLIKLSRENLAHGGRGIRNIVDAALVNPLSSLLFDQGVGEAGVRSIDRSQQLPRETAVSPGLTPLILKSLQDAGESVSPRYRLQWQFSEQESKSDQGVDIAKE comes from the coding sequence ATGATTGATGTGAATGACACAACACCACGTTGGATTCGAGAGCTGGATCGTTTTGTGCGCCTGAAGAGTATGGTATTTCTCCATGGTCGTGTGTTGGACTTGGTGTCGTATCCGGTGAAAACTGCAGATGGTCAGCGCACCTATTGGACAGAAAGTAATCTCGGGCAATTTTTGCAGCGTTATTTGATGGGGCTCAATTATGAGATCGTGTCTGTATTTGATCCGGTTGACGGTTTGAGTTTTGCGCAAGATGATATGGCCAGTCGGTTCAAGTCTTTGGTGAAAGAAGGGCAGACCTCAGGGAGTCGGCCCGCTTTGACCCGACCAGCAGGGCCGTCTGATAACCGTAATGACCTGGATGCATCGATTCGGGATATCGCTCAAGCTGCGCTTAACCGGGAGACGCCCTGTGCCTTTATATTTGATTTCGCTTCACGGCTTGCAGTTTCACCTGATCGATTGGGACGATCCGAGGTTAATGTTTTCACTCGATTGTTAAAAGCATCGTTGCAGGCAACCGAAGTGATACGAGAGGGAGAGCGTTGGAACAATTTGATCATACTGATTTGTGATCAGCCTAATGATTTGCCTGCGTTCCTGTATTTGAATAACCCGCGGTCCCGTTCAATTGTTATTGATGCACCGGATTCGGTGGATCGTAAACGGTTTTTCCTGGCCAATTACACTCATTTTTACCGTCCGGTTGATGAGTCCAATACGCCCCTGGCGAGTCCATCCAAAGATCTGGTCGGCTTGTTCACCGCGCTGACCGAAGGATTTAGTTACTATGAAATGCTGAGCCTGATCGGATTATCGCTACGGGAAAGAATACCGGCTCAGAAAATCAGAACCCTGTGTGATCGATTTAAATATGGGATTGTTGAAAGTGATTGGGACAAATTGGACAAGGCAAGGCTGGACCAAGCAGGGAGCATTATTCGTACTCGTATTAAAGGGCAGGATGCTGCAGTAGAGCGGTTGTTGGAAATCATCAAAAGGGCGAAACTGGGGCTAAGTGCCGGAGCGACCCGAAAGAGTCAAAGACCTCGGGGAGTCCTGTTTTTTGCCGGGCCAACCGGGGTGGGTAAGACCGAGATGGCAAAAGGACTTGCAGAACTCCTGTTTGGTCAGGAGGAGAGACTAATCCGCTTTGATATGAGTGAATATGCTTCGAGTCATGCTGATCAGAAGTTATTGGGGGCGCCTCCGGGCTATATCGGCTATGAGGCCGGTGGGAAACTCACTAATGCATTGAAGGAACAGCCTTTCTCAGTCATTTTGTTTGATGAGATCGAGAAGGCGGACTCGAGTATATTTGATAAATTTTTGCAGATTCTCGACGATGGTCGATTAACCGACGGACGTGGTGAAACGGTATATTTTTCAGAGTCGATCATTATTTTTACCAGTAATCTCGGTACGGTGAGCACCCGTGGAGGCGAACCGGGAGGGGCGCGGCAGTCATTGATTTCACCCCAAATGTCTCATGCTGAAATGTCGGACATTATTCTCGATGCGATCCGGGATCACTTCAATCTGGTGCTGGGGCGACCGGAAATTCTCAATCGTTTCGGTGAGAATTTTGTCATTTTTGATTACATTCGTCCGCCTGTAGATGAGTTAATTGTGGATCGGTTATTGGAATTGTTGCAGCGATCTTTGGCAGAACAGTATCAACTCGAATTGAAAATCGAGGATGCCTGTCGGGAAACGCTAATAAAGCTCTCCCGGGAAAATCTGGCCCACGGTGGTCGAGGTATCCGGAATATTGTTGATGCGGCGCTGGTTAACCCATTGTCCTCTTTGCTCTTTGATCAGGGGGTGGGAGAGGCGGGTGTCAGGTCGATTGACCGCTCTCAGCAGTTGCCTCGCGAAACAGCGGTGTCACCGGGGTTGACTCCATTAATTCTGAAATCCTTGCAGGATGCTGGAGAAAGTGTCAGCCCAAGGTATCGACTCCAATGGCAGTTCTCGGAGCAGGAGTCGAAGTCCGATCAAGGCGTCGATATTGCAAAAGAATGA
- a CDS encoding MaoC/PaaZ C-terminal domain-containing protein: MSASQESPVTNESVNYTEELPHIPSTLKVIPLMLRPRFGQSQSSKRDVPNLTLKVHGVKFDSKKMSAYNKVCQFADPQKVSCTYPHVVAFPLHMKMLTHPEFPYPTAGLVHLSNTLTQYRQLEQHEVFDVECQMSTQRESAKGFEFDFVTLYHCGGKLVWEGKSTYLRKAKTSQSSANKAKPKNANLAEGFTNHQIITLASNLGRQYAKVSGDINPIHMYDLTAKLFGFKQAIIHGMWSKARSIAALEPYFETENFSVHVDFKLPVLLPATVKLNWNESAEGIDILLTNESSTKPHVSGKVTFLSK, encoded by the coding sequence ATGTCGGCATCACAGGAATCACCCGTAACGAACGAATCTGTCAATTACACAGAGGAATTGCCACACATCCCTTCCACGCTAAAAGTGATTCCTCTCATGTTACGGCCCCGATTTGGCCAATCCCAAAGCTCAAAGCGTGATGTCCCCAACCTGACTTTGAAAGTCCATGGCGTGAAATTCGACTCGAAAAAGATGTCTGCCTATAACAAGGTATGCCAGTTTGCGGATCCACAAAAGGTGTCCTGTACCTATCCTCATGTTGTCGCCTTCCCGTTGCATATGAAAATGCTGACCCACCCGGAATTTCCCTACCCCACTGCCGGACTGGTTCATCTAAGTAATACGCTGACGCAATATCGACAGCTTGAGCAACATGAAGTTTTTGATGTCGAGTGTCAAATGTCCACCCAACGGGAGTCAGCAAAGGGGTTTGAGTTCGACTTCGTAACGCTCTATCACTGCGGCGGAAAACTGGTTTGGGAAGGCAAAAGTACCTATTTGCGGAAGGCCAAAACCAGCCAATCCTCAGCAAACAAAGCAAAACCGAAAAACGCCAACCTGGCAGAAGGTTTCACGAACCATCAAATCATTACATTGGCCAGTAATCTTGGCCGTCAATATGCGAAGGTATCCGGAGATATCAACCCGATCCACATGTATGACCTAACCGCGAAGCTATTTGGATTTAAACAGGCTATTATTCACGGCATGTGGAGCAAAGCGCGGAGCATTGCAGCCTTGGAGCCCTACTTCGAAACTGAGAATTTCTCAGTACACGTTGATTTCAAATTACCCGTCTTGTTACCGGCCACGGTTAAACTGAACTGGAACGAAAGTGCTGAAGGTATCGATATATTACTCACTAACGAATCAAGCACCAAACCTCACGTTTCTGGCAAAGTTACATTCCTAAGCAAATAG
- a CDS encoding FHA domain-containing protein: MVSFVKVCPGCGHMEPEYESVCSACNQFIGMEPSIPEPQRKDVRNTDPEEAAKPEATTAKVTNQNANTAALADSSVSVQKQSVLFLDIQNENHILTIQAGQILGQEYPDSEADVQIPRKIEGVEFVHRCHCRFQYEGLHWTLEALDQAQWGGEFNNPTWINDVLLSPGKKEKVKNGDLIRLSGLYIRIKTVE; this comes from the coding sequence ATGGTCAGTTTTGTAAAAGTTTGCCCGGGCTGTGGTCATATGGAACCGGAATATGAAAGTGTGTGTTCTGCCTGTAATCAATTTATCGGGATGGAACCGTCAATTCCCGAACCGCAGCGAAAAGATGTGCGGAATACGGACCCGGAAGAAGCGGCAAAACCTGAGGCCACAACCGCAAAAGTCACGAATCAGAATGCCAATACCGCCGCTCTGGCAGATTCCTCCGTATCAGTTCAGAAACAATCCGTATTGTTTTTAGATATACAGAATGAAAATCATATATTGACGATTCAAGCAGGTCAGATTTTAGGGCAGGAATATCCCGATTCGGAGGCAGATGTACAGATTCCCAGAAAAATAGAGGGTGTGGAATTTGTGCACCGTTGCCATTGCCGCTTTCAGTATGAAGGTTTGCATTGGACGCTGGAAGCGCTGGATCAAGCGCAGTGGGGTGGTGAATTTAATAATCCGACATGGATTAATGATGTACTGCTGTCACCGGGCAAAAAGGAAAAAGTCAAAAATGGTGATCTGATCCGGCTGTCGGGCCTCTATATTCGTATCAAAACGGTAGAGTGA